One window from the genome of Engraulis encrasicolus isolate BLACKSEA-1 chromosome 16, IST_EnEncr_1.0, whole genome shotgun sequence encodes:
- the tet2 gene encoding methylcytosine dioxygenase TET2, with protein sequence METEKASHATEESLSKAPFGVAPPQTDKLINQLQNGSPSPEVGSPHHLNGDSVWGHFNPSNGNGSGGNPMKRHLETCSSPDTMQGLFDQTGLYGMNGELRNSLGEQPQLGPHQPKRPRATDLQINGDKEMKAWENRESSGAEAGLEGFPQLTKLPPQEAGDYECNNTVQDGKLDSKINFNQPNGDIFSLSRSKPVSISNGAIETSSSMVDSPGDLLEKTLSQYYPEQVSIAMQNSQSQADREVDSVVSSDGPEQNTQSPSLTSGYPVSSSQMSVSEQQARISPELHDGNGGFDSQFTVNGFSSSFGGEHQQHPQQQHPLPDLPDLEQPHTLDQVPGMVTPQQVSPGSQVQNGPERFHMNPEGPSIFSKPNPEFGQEPYLPSIDSSTPLHPNKDNGFGPFSGSVGTPSTPDGQQHLQYGVQSKPGPAEHSALQGPPGQGPPSLPSPRTSTDRESEPQAGPTLMQAQQCGKLDSEKTLTHTQGMSQRAESCPQMGWIDLNSQVSTQSSDMPPMWDGLPPQTPGHQQPPPSQQSPGQSHKPSTTQGHLTQGFNQPGYQQQQQQQQDCQTHEWQQRASKHSPTGPLPGPPKLQHMPQHCSLPPQQTENQFCPQPEHLGKDQDLEQILSPNFMLPPNPQQEGHQVTNTLQRQCSRDPSNTTGQPSDHSQSTLDPELLNRLKMESYMRSEKQQQQLKSPTYRAQPGTSPLPVLSPSHRPNPQLSQNDRSMFGFGGTEGIGMQDNFNKVMEMQKQQQQHSQQRQYSATPSPQRQYPQQQHHLSHHSRMPNHVDMSQTPSNQMLRPAPLHQTPRQMYPKTELPDPCAQYQHSSLPIPGAQGDFQRHAALRMHLLQKQERHGVPHCPNDIRHGFPPIKQENGPRFEAPHMMPQLDGRRLLPNGGGPPVVKQEPSSSTCDQQQRSILATMEQQLRQYQLSPVFERKSLVVKSPNKVKVEMSGGVTVLSTNLGMNGAEDAKPPEVMMKQEPGLQHFLESPMKLLDTPIKNLLDTPVKTQYEIPPCHCVEQISEKDEGPYYTHLGAAPNIAAVREIMEKRSGFSGSAIRIEKVVYTGKEGKSTQGCPIAKWVIRRGSTEEKLLVLVRERPRHKCETAFLIVVILIWEGISTSLADHMYSELANTLTKYGALTNRRCALNEERTCACQGMDPDACGASFSFGCSWSMYYNGCKFARSKIPRKFRLLGDDPREEERLEHSLQSLATIMGPVYKKMAPDAYSNQVEHEHRAPDCRLGLKEGRPFSGVTACLDFCAHAHRDLHNMQGGSTVVCTLTREDNREIGKIPEDEQLHVLPLYKASNTDEFGSEEGQLQKMRTGAIQVLKAFRRQVRMLAEPAKSCRQKKLDAKRASANKLAGHPDTPNSKADKAAQAKKQSTYENTQQSAPGALGASLQQPHPLGPPPQHQQGPFPGSPHHAGYPRFPGSPSPFPSTSKPGGLYPQSPVSAGPYPPSLHAPNSYMNGGNPGSPYPGALTPNIYPGYQCNGGVAMENYHPFYPNGPKHLEMYRQQRPPMYPEQQYGGHQRYGVAYPPHYSEPGLQVNGFSNCAVRPGMVGPYTSYPPNGGPDAQFLEAMSRPPSSHPGLDYSPMNKGSQFSRYPNSYLSQNPQMFAPGLDPLQMQIKSEMGLHGANGMPQGLPPLGSECLPPGAQPPFGLHNGSMQSPLVKQEPGAQIPTTPKKEDVWSDNEHNFLDPDIGGVAVAPSHGSILIECAKKELHATTPLKQPNRMHPTRISLVFYQHKNMNEAKHGLALWEAKLAEKQREKEEDAERGIESTPSKGHKKVKREPPEPSELTEPPYKRFIQTLTERSMSSTTNSYVGTAPYAFTKVTGPYNCFM encoded by the exons ATGGAAACGGAAAAGGCCAGTCATGCAACGGAAGAAAGTCTGAGTAAAGCACCATTTGGCGTTGCACctccacagacagacaaactaatcAATCAGCTGCAGAATGGGAGCCCCTCACCTGAGGTTGGCTCTCCGCACCACCTCAATGGGGATTCTGTCTGGGGCCACTTCAACCCCAGCAATGGTAACGGCTCGGGAGGCAACCCAATGAAGAGACATCTGGAAACCTGTTCCAGCCCAGACACCATGCAGGGCCTGTTTGATCAGACTGGCCTGTATGGAATGAATGGTGAACTGAGAAACAGTCTGGGTGAGCAGCCACAGCTAGGCCCACACCAGCCCAAGAGACCCCGAGCCACAGACCTGCAGATCAATGGTGACAAGGAGATGAAAGCATgggagaacagagagagtagTGGAGCTGAGGCGGGGCTGGAGGGATTTCCTCAGCTGACCAAGCTACCACCACAGGAGGCAGGAGACTATGAGTGCAACAATACAGTGCAGGATGGTAAACTCGACAGCAAAATAAATTTTAACCAACCCAACGGGGACATTTTTTCACTGTCAAGGAGTAAACCAGTGTCAATTTCTAATGGTGCTATAGAGACCTCATCCTCAATGGTGGACTCACCAGGTGACCTCTTAGAGAAAACCCTCTCTCAGTATTACCCTGAGCAAGTGTCTATCGCCATGCAGAACAGCCagtcacaggcagacagagaagtgGACTCTGTTGTCAGCAGTGATGGGCCTGAACAGAATACCCAGTCGCCTTCCCTTACCTCAGGTTACCCGGTATCATCATCCCAAATGTCTGTGTCTGAGCAGCAGGCCAGGATATCCCCAGAGCTGCACGATGGAAATGGTGGCTTTGACAGCCAGTTCACTGTGAATGGATTCTCCAGCAGCTTTGGGGGGGAGCACCAGCAGCATCCCCAGCAGCAGCACCCTCTTCCAGACCTCCCTGACTTGGAGCAACCTCACACTCTAGACCAGGTGCCTGGGATGGTTACTCCTCAACAGGTCAGCCCTGGCTCTCAGGTCCAGAATGGTCCTGAGCGCTTCCACATGAACCCAGAGGGCCCCAGCATTTTTTCCAAACCCAACCCAGAGTTCGGCCAGGAACCCTACCTCCCCTCAATAGACTCAAGCACTCCTCTCCACCCAAACAAGGACAATGGATTTGGGCCATTTAGTGGCTCAGTGGGCACCCCAAGCACTCCTGACGGCCAGCAGCACCTGCAGTACGGTGTGCAGTCGAAGCCCGGCCCGGCGGAGCATTCCGCACTTCAAGGCCCTCCAGGCCAGGGCCCTCCCTCACTCCCATCTCCCAGGACGAGTACTGACAGGGAGTCAGAGCCTCAGGCTGGCCCCACACTGATGCAGGCTCAGCAATGTGGCAAGCTCGACAGTGAGAaaactctcacccacacacagggaATGTCACAGAGAGCTGAGTCCTGCCCCCAGATGGGTTGGATTGACCTGAACTCCCAGGTGTCTACGCAGTCTTCTGATATGCCACCCATGTGGGATGGTCTTCCTCCTCAAACCCCAGGACATCAACAGCCTCCGCCATCTCAGCAGAGCCCAGGGCAATCACATAAGCCCAGTACCACACAGGGCCACCTGACGCAGGGCTTTAACCAGCCAGGctatcagcaacagcagcagcagcagcaggattgTCAGACACATGAGTGGCAGCAAAGGGCCTCTAAACACTCCCCCACAGGGCCTCTGCCAGGACCGCCCAAACTCCAGCACATGCCCCAGCATTGTAGCCTTCCACCACAGCAGACAGAAAACCAGTTCTGCCCTCAGCCAGAACACTTAGGGAAAGACCAAGACCTAGAACAAATACTGTCTCCCAACTTCATGCTTCCTCCCAACCCACAGCAGGAGGGACATCAGGTGACTAATACACTTCAGCGCCAGTGCTCTCGTGATCCCTCAAACACAACAGGCCAGCCTTCAGATCACTCGCAAAGTACCCTGGACCCAGAGCTCTTAAACCGCCTCAAGATGGAAAGCTACATGAGGTCAGAAAAGCAACAGCAGCAACTTAAGTCTCCAACATACAGGGCACAACCAGGCACATCACCACTGCCCGTGTTAAGCCCCTCTCACAGACCCAACCCACAACTTTCACAAAACGATCGGTCTATGTTTGGCTTTGGTGGGACAGAGGGGATTGGCATGCAGGACAACTTCAACAAAGTGATGGAGATGCaaaagcaacagcagcaacactcACAACAAAGACAGTACAGTGCAACTCCCAGCCCTCAAAGACAATAccctcagcagcagcatcacctcAGTCACCATAGCAGGATGCCCAACCACGTGGATATGTCACAAACACCCTCGAACCAGATGCTGCGACCAGCACCACTCCACCAGACACCACGACAGATGTATCCCAAAACTGAACTCCCAGATCCCTGTGCCCAATACCAGCATAGCTCACTACCGATCCCTGGAGCACAAGGGGACTTCCAGAGACATGCTGCCCTGCGCATGCACCTTCTTCAAAAGCAGGAGAGGCATGGTGTTCCACACTGTCCAAACGACATCCGCCATGGCTTTCCGCCTATTAAGCAAGAAAATGGACCCAGGTTCGAGGCGCCACATATGATGCCTCAGCTGGATGGGCGGCGGCTGCTGCCAAATGGTGGTGGGCCACCCGTTGTGAAGCAAGAGCCGTCATCCTCCACCTGTGACCAGCAGCAAAGAAGCATCCTTGCTACCATGGAGCAGCAGCTGCGCCAGTACCAGCTCTCGCCAGTGTTTGAGAGGAAGTCACTGGTGGTGAAATCACCCAATAAAGTAAAGGTGGAGATGTCTGGTGGGGTGACAGTGCTTTCAACAAATCTCGGCATGAATGGCGCGGAGGATGCAAAGCCACCAGAAGTCATGATGAAACAGGAGCCAGGCCTTCAACATTTCCTGGAGTCTCCAATGAAGCTCTTAGATACACCCATAAAGAACCTCTTAGACACACCGGTGAAGACACAGTATGAGATCCCACCTTGTCATTGTGTTG AGCAAATCAGTGAAAAAGATGAAGGTCCATATTACACCCACCTGGGGGCAGCTCCCAATATTGCAGCAGTTCGCGAAATTATGGAAAAGAG GTCCGGCTTCAGTGGCAGTGCCATTCGAATCGAAAAGGTTGTGTACACAGGCAAGGAGGGGAAGAGTACTCAAGGCTGTCCTATTGCCAAATGG GTCATTAGACGAGGGAGCACAGAGGAGAAGCTCCTAGTTCTGGTTCGTGAACGTCCAAGACACAAGTGTGAGACAGCCTTCCTCATAGTGGTGATACTGATTTGGGAGGGCATCTCCACCAGTTTGGCTGACCACATGTACTCAGAGTTGGCTAACACTCTGACAAAGTATGGCGCCCTCACCAACCGCAGATGTGCACTCAATGAAGA GAGAACGTGTGCCTGTCAGGGCATGGACCCTGATGCCTGCGGAGCCTCTTTTTCGTTTGGATGTTCCTGGAGCATGTACTACAATGGTTGTAAATTTGCCAGAAGTAAGATCCCACGTAAATTCAGGCTTCTTGGGGATGATCCTAGAGAG GAGGAGAGGTTAGAGCATAGCCTCCAGAGTCTTGCAACGATAATGGGCCCAGTGTATAAAAAAATGGCTCCAGATGCATATAGCAACCAG GTGGAGCATGAGCATCGAGCTCCAGACTGTCGGTTAGGTCTGAAGGAGGGACGGCCATTCTCTGGGGTCACTGCCTGTCTAGACTTCTGTGCCCATGCCCACAGAGATCTACACAACATGCAGGGAGGCAGCACTGTG GTGTGCACTCTGACAAGGGAGGACAACCGTGAGATTGGGAAGATCCCAGAGGACGAACAGTTGCATGTGCTCCCACTGTACAAAGCGTCCAACACTGACGAGTTTGGCAGTGAGGAGGGCCAGTTACAAAAGATGCGTACAGGTGCCATCCAGGTGCTCAAAGCCTTCCGTCGGCAAGTGCGCATGCTTGCTGAACCTGCCAAGTCCTGCCGGCAGAAGAAACTGGATGCCAAGAGAGCTTCAGCCAATAAACTGGCTGGGCACCCTGACACACCTAACTCCAAGGCAGACAAGGCTGCTCAAGCAAAGAAACAGAGCACTTATGAGAATACACAGCAGAGTGCACCAG GAGCCCTTGGAGCTTCCCTGCAGCAGCCCCACCCTCTTGGGCCCCCTCCGCAGCACCAGCAGGGTCCTTTCCCTGGTTCTCCCCACCACGCAGGATATCCCAGGTTTCCTGGCTCTCCCAGTCCATTTCCCAGCACTTCAAAGCCAGGTGGCTTGTACCCACAATCACCTGTGTCGGCAGGTCCCTACCCACCATCTCTTCATGCGCCAAATTCATATATGAATGGAGGAAATCCAGGAAGCCCCTATCCAGGTGCTCTCACACCCAACATCTACCCTGGATATCAGTGCAATGGTGGGGTGGCCATGGAAAACTACCACCCTTTCTATCCCAACGGTCCAAAGCACCTGGAGATGTATAGGCAGCAGAGGCCACCCATGTACCCCGAACAGCAATATGGGGGTCATCAGCGTTATGGAGTTGCCTATCCCCCACATTATAGTGAGCCAGGACTTCAAGTCAATGGCTTCAGCAACTGTGCTGTTAGGCCTGGGATGGTGGGGCCATACACCTCTTACCCTCCCAACGGGGGTCCTGATGCCCAGTTCTTAGAAGCTATGTCCCGGCCTCCTTCATCCCATCCTGGTTTGGACTATTCCCCTATGAACAAAGGCAGTCAGTTCAGTAGGTATCCAAACTCATACCTGTCACAGAACCCTCAAATGTTTGCCCCTGGCCTGGACCCTTTGCAGATGCAAATTAAGTCTGAGATGGGCTTGCACGGTGCTAATGGAATGCCGCAGGGACTTCCACCTCTCGGCAGTGAATGCCTGCCACCTGGTGCTCAGCCTCCGTTTGGACTACATAATGGCAGTATGCAGAGCCCACTTGTAAAACAGGAGCCCGGCGCCCAGATTCCCACCACACCAAAGAAGGAAGATGTATGGTCAGACAATGAGCACAACTTCCTTGACCCTGATATTGGAGGGGTCGCAGTGGCACCTAGCCATGGCTCTATACTTATAGAGTGTGCCAAGAAGGAGCTGCATGCTACTACACCACTGAAACAGCCGAACCGCATGCATCCCACACGCATCTCGCTGGTGTTCTACCAGCATAAGAACATGAACGAGGCGAAACATGGGCTAGCTCTCTGGGAAGCCAAGTTGGCCGAGAAGCaacgggagaaagaggaggatgctgAACGAGGAATTGAGAGCACACCGAGCAAGGGTCACAAAAAAGTAAAACGTGAACCTCCAGAGCCCTCTGAGCTAACTGAGCCGCCCTACAAGCGTTTCATTCAGACCCTGACAGAGAGGTCCATGTCCTCCACAACCAACTCCTACGTTGGCACAGCCCCTTATGCCTTCACCAAGGTCACAGGGCCATACAACTGCTTCATGTAG